Genomic DNA from Gossypium hirsutum isolate 1008001.06 chromosome A01, Gossypium_hirsutum_v2.1, whole genome shotgun sequence:
CATAAACTGCTGTTTTGCTCCACAATATCTTTTTAACTACTCATCAAAGAAACCACTTTCTCCATGTTCTAAAGAAGCTCCCAATTAACACATTTTAAAGACTCTTTTTAACTTCCTCCTTTCTTTTTCCGTTTTGGCCATGCACAAAACTCTCATgaacttcctttttttttttttctgaattggGTTCTTCCATTCTTTACAGCTTTAAACTCTTCCCCTCTCTTTGTACTTGGTTAATCTATTATGATCAAACTTCATTTAATTTCAGTTCTTCAATGATTCTTGCAAGCTTTAACTTTCTTGCTACTGTTACTTTTTTGAGTTATGCAAAATGACTCTAATGCACACTACTTTACGctccttttatttattattctcaCCTCTTTCACACTCTTTCAACTTCACATACTGTAACTACTAGAATTCCAACGACAATATAAATTCTAGATAGCCAACGAAACATGGGATTATCTTGGTTTCTGGTTTTTCTATGCCAAAGCTTTGACAGAATCTAAATTATGGAATACAACTGCTCCTTGGTTACGGTTGTGGTTGTTTTTCTATGCGGTTTTCGAGTCTGTTTTTCACTGACTAGTGAAGTGCATGTGAAGAATTTCATCAGTTGGGATGACATAAAAGTGGATGAACATCAAACAAGGTTGAGTGACTCAAGAGTTAATCATAATCGAAGCCGAGTTATTGTAGTGAATAAGAATGGTGGAGCAGATTCTCTCACTGTTCAAGGAGCAATAGATATGATTCCTGAAAATAATACTCGAAGAGTTAAGATTTATATTCTTCCAGGAATTTACAGGTTTGTATGTATAATTTACAGGCCGCACTTTGTTGTTGGATGTCAAGTATGGGACATTGGAATCAATTAAATAACATAGTGGTTGTCCTCAATCTGATAGATGAGAGTGGCAGTTGACAAACTTTAATCATgcttttaatttgataaatatttataatccaTGGAATTGATCATTTTTTGCAGGGAGAAAGTAACAGTGCCAAAATGCAAGCCATATATATCCTTTGTTGGGAATGCAGGTCAAATGTCCAACACCATAATTTCTTGGAACGATAAAGCATCTGATAAAGATAGCAATGGAATTAACCTGGGAACATATAGATCAGCATCTGTCACCATTGAATCCGATTACTTTTGTGCAACTGATATCACATTTGAGGTGATAACcttctcttttttattctttcaaagCTAGTGAACAAGTAAAAACTGAATCAATGCTTCACTGCAGAATACAGTAGTTCAAACTCCTGGAGAACCTGGGATGCAAGCTGTGGCCCTTAGGATTTCAGGTGAGAAGGCAATGTTCTACAAGGTCAAGGTTGTTGGGACTCAGGACACACTCTTGGATGAAATTGGATCACATTACTTCTACCAGTGCCACATTCAAGGCAGTGTTGACTTCATCTTCGGTAAATCCAGATCACTCTATCAGGTAAAATGTTGGTTTTTCTTTTGAGATTGGCAGTTTCCATTGATAACAATGATATCAAAGATTCTTTGAAACAGGATTGCGTGATTGAGTCCACTGCTGTAAGGTCTGGTGCAATTGCAGCTCACCGCAGGGATTCACCAGATGATGATACAGGGTTTTCATTTGTAAATTGCAAAATCAA
This window encodes:
- the LOC107917839 gene encoding pectinesterase QRT1, translating into MEYNCSLVTVVVVFLCGFRVCFSLTSEVHVKNFISWDDIKVDEHQTRLSDSRVNHNRSRVIVVNKNGGADSLTVQGAIDMIPENNTRRVKIYILPGIYREKVTVPKCKPYISFVGNAGQMSNTIISWNDKASDKDSNGINLGTYRSASVTIESDYFCATDITFENTVVQTPGEPGMQAVALRISGEKAMFYKVKVVGTQDTLLDEIGSHYFYQCHIQGSVDFIFGKSRSLYQDCVIESTAVRSGAIAAHRRDSPDDDTGFSFVNCKINGTGRIYLGRAWGNYSRAIYSNCYFDNIINPAGWTDWNDPLRQKTVVFGEFQCRGTGANTTGRVPWSKKLSFEEAKPFLDMKFIDGPQWLRL